Proteins encoded together in one Pseudomonas sp. TCU-HL1 window:
- a CDS encoding ABC transporter permease — protein MATAVPLNEVAGPSLKQRLARAERMNRLKSQALILPLLIFLLLTFLVPIGALLYKSVNNPEVVGSMPRTVDAISSWDGKALPGEPVYKALAEDLAEARKNQTIGDLSKRLNMELAGYRSLMAKTARALPFKTEPASYKDALESMDERWGDPAYWQAIRRNASHLTPYYLLASLDHRIDDLGELAPATPDQAIYLDIFARTFWMGAVITAICLLLAYPLAYLLANLPTRQSNLLMILVLLPFWTSILVRVAAWIVLLQSGGLINGALIKLGLIDQPLQLVFNRTGVYIAMVHIMLPFMILPIYSVMKGISPSYMRAAISLGCHPFSSFWKVYFPQTVAGVGAGCLLVFILSIGYYITPALLGSPNDQMVSYFVAFFTNTTINWGMATALGGMLLFATLVLYVVYTWLVGAGRLRLG, from the coding sequence ATGGCCACTGCAGTGCCCCTGAACGAGGTCGCCGGCCCCAGCCTCAAGCAGCGCCTCGCCCGAGCCGAGCGGATGAACCGCCTGAAATCCCAGGCGCTGATCCTGCCGCTGCTGATTTTTCTTCTGCTGACCTTCCTGGTGCCCATTGGCGCGCTGCTCTACAAGAGCGTGAACAACCCGGAAGTGGTCGGCTCCATGCCGCGCACCGTCGACGCCATATCCAGTTGGGATGGCAAGGCGCTGCCCGGCGAGCCCGTGTATAAGGCGCTGGCCGAAGACCTCGCCGAGGCGCGCAAGAACCAGACCATCGGCGACCTCTCCAAGCGCCTGAACATGGAACTGGCCGGCTACCGCAGCCTGATGGCCAAGACCGCCCGTGCCCTGCCGTTCAAGACCGAGCCCGCTTCCTACAAGGACGCGCTGGAAAGCATGGACGAGCGCTGGGGTGACCCCGCGTACTGGCAGGCGATCCGCCGCAACGCCAGCCATCTGACGCCCTATTACCTGCTCGCGTCGCTCGACCATCGCATCGATGATCTGGGCGAGCTTGCGCCGGCCACGCCGGACCAGGCCATCTACTTGGACATCTTCGCCCGCACCTTCTGGATGGGGGCGGTGATCACGGCAATCTGCCTGCTGCTGGCCTATCCGCTGGCCTACCTGCTGGCCAACCTGCCGACGCGTCAGAGCAACCTGCTGATGATCCTGGTGTTGCTGCCGTTCTGGACCTCGATTCTGGTGCGCGTTGCAGCCTGGATCGTATTGCTGCAGTCCGGAGGCTTGATCAACGGGGCGTTGATCAAACTCGGTCTGATCGACCAGCCGCTGCAACTGGTGTTCAACCGCACCGGTGTGTACATCGCCATGGTGCACATCATGCTGCCGTTCATGATCCTGCCGATCTACAGCGTGATGAAGGGCATCTCGCCCAGCTACATGCGCGCGGCGATCTCCCTCGGCTGCCACCCGTTTTCCAGCTTCTGGAAGGTCTACTTCCCGCAGACCGTGGCCGGTGTCGGTGCCGGGTGCCTGCTGGTGTTCATCCTGTCCATCGGCTACTACATCACCCCGGCCTTGCTGGGCAGCCCGAACGACCAGATGGTCAGCTACTTCGTCGCCTTCTTCACCAACACCACCATCAACTGGGGCATGGCCACGGCGCTGGGCGGCATGCTGCTGTTCGCCACCCTGGTGCTCTACGTGGTTTACACCTGGCTGGTGGGCGCTGGCCGCCTGCGTCTTGGTTGA
- the rpe gene encoding ribulose-phosphate 3-epimerase: MQPFAIAPSILSADFARLGEEVENVLAAGADIVHFDVMDNHYVPNLTIGPMVCSALRKYGITAPIDAHLMVKPVDRIIGDFIEAGATYVTFHPEASEHIDRSLQLIRDGGAKAGLVFNPATPLDVLKYVMDKVDMILLMSVNPGFGGQKFIPGTLDKLREARALIDGSGRDIRLEIDGGVNVKNIREIAAAGADTFVAGSAIFNTPDYAEVIAAMRAELAQV; this comes from the coding sequence ATGCAGCCTTTCGCCATCGCACCGTCGATTCTTTCCGCCGATTTCGCCCGCCTGGGGGAGGAAGTGGAGAACGTTCTCGCCGCCGGCGCCGACATCGTTCACTTCGACGTGATGGACAACCACTACGTGCCCAATCTGACCATCGGCCCGATGGTCTGCTCGGCGCTGCGCAAGTACGGCATTACCGCGCCGATCGACGCGCACCTGATGGTCAAACCGGTGGATCGCATCATCGGCGACTTCATCGAGGCCGGCGCCACCTACGTCACCTTCCACCCGGAAGCCTCCGAGCACATCGACCGCTCCCTGCAGCTGATCCGCGACGGCGGCGCCAAGGCCGGCCTGGTGTTCAACCCGGCCACCCCGCTGGACGTGCTGAAGTATGTAATGGACAAGGTCGACATGATCCTCCTGATGAGCGTCAACCCCGGCTTCGGCGGGCAGAAGTTCATCCCCGGCACCCTCGACAAGCTGCGTGAAGCGCGCGCCCTGATCGATGGCTCCGGCCGCGATATTCGCCTGGAGATCGACGGCGGCGTCAATGTGAAGAACATCCGCGAGATCGCGGCGGCGGGCGCCGACACCTTCGTTGCCGGCTCGGCCATCTTCAACACGCCGGACTACGCTGAAGTCATCGCCGCCATGCGCGCCGAGCTGGCCCAGGTCTGA
- a CDS encoding response regulator yields MIRVLVAEDHTIVREGIKQLIGLAKDLCVAGEASNGEQLLETLRQTPCEVVLLDISMPGVNGLEAIPRIRALTNPPAVLVLSMHDEAQMAARALKIGAAGYATKDSDPALLLTAIRKVAAGGRYIDPELADRMVFEVGLTDARPAHTLLSEREFSVFERLVRGEGVNEIAQQLAVSSKTVSTHKARLMQKLGLHSVADLVKYAVEHKLL; encoded by the coding sequence GTGATCCGAGTACTGGTCGCCGAAGACCACACCATCGTCCGCGAGGGCATCAAGCAGCTCATCGGGTTGGCCAAGGACTTATGTGTGGCGGGCGAGGCCAGCAATGGCGAGCAGCTGCTGGAAACCCTGCGCCAGACGCCCTGTGAAGTGGTGTTGCTGGATATCTCCATGCCTGGCGTCAATGGCCTGGAGGCCATCCCGCGTATCCGCGCCCTGACCAACCCGCCGGCGGTGCTGGTGCTGTCCATGCACGATGAAGCGCAGATGGCGGCGCGGGCGCTGAAGATCGGCGCGGCCGGCTACGCCACCAAGGACAGCGACCCGGCCCTGCTGCTCACCGCCATTCGCAAGGTGGCTGCGGGCGGCCGCTATATCGACCCGGAGCTGGCGGACCGCATGGTCTTCGAGGTCGGCCTGACCGATGCTCGACCGGCTCACACGCTGCTTTCGGAGCGGGAGTTCTCGGTGTTCGAGCGCCTGGTGCGGGGCGAAGGGGTGAACGAAATCGCCCAGCAACTCGCCGTCAGCAGCAAGACGGTGAGTACCCACAAGGCGCGGCTGATGCAAAAGCTCGGGTTGCATTCGGTGGCGGACCTCGTGAAGTACGCCGTGGAACACAAGCTGCTGTGA
- the murU gene encoding N-acetylmuramate alpha-1-phosphate uridylyltransferase MurU has translation MKAMILAAGKGERMRPLTLHTPKPLVRAAGTPLIEFHLRALAQAGFRELVINHAWLGQQIEDHLGDGARFGLSIRYSAEGEPLETGGGIFQALPLLGDEPFLVVNGDVWTDFDFTRLRRPLDGLAHLVLVDNPDHHPRGDFRLAEGRVRDAVDGGPSLTYSGIAVLHPRLFEGCQAGAFKLAPLLRQAMAAGEVSGEHHAGRWVDVGTHERLADVERLLTAEA, from the coding sequence ATGAAGGCCATGATTCTGGCTGCCGGCAAGGGGGAGCGCATGCGCCCCCTGACCCTGCACACGCCCAAGCCACTGGTTCGCGCTGCCGGCACTCCGCTGATCGAGTTTCACCTCCGGGCCCTGGCGCAAGCGGGCTTTCGTGAACTGGTGATCAACCACGCCTGGCTTGGCCAGCAGATCGAGGATCATCTGGGTGATGGTGCGCGTTTCGGCTTGTCCATTCGCTATTCCGCGGAAGGTGAGCCCCTTGAAACCGGTGGAGGCATCTTCCAGGCCCTGCCCCTGCTGGGGGACGAACCGTTCCTCGTGGTCAACGGTGACGTCTGGACCGACTTCGACTTCACTCGCCTGCGTCGCCCGCTGGATGGCCTGGCGCATCTGGTGCTGGTGGACAATCCCGATCACCACCCGCGCGGTGATTTCCGCCTGGCCGAGGGCCGTGTACGCGACGCAGTGGATGGCGGACCCAGCCTGACCTACAGCGGCATCGCCGTGCTTCACCCGCGTCTGTTCGAGGGGTGCCAGGCGGGTGCCTTCAAGCTGGCGCCGCTGCTGCGCCAGGCCATGGCGGCCGGTGAGGTCAGCGGCGAGCATCACGCTGGACGTTGGGTGGACGTCGGCACTCACGAGCGCCTCGCGGACGTCGAGCGCCTGCTGACGGCGGAGGCTTGA
- a CDS encoding alpha/beta hydrolase family protein, with the protein MLRAFFPPLAALCLALLPATFPLQAEEKSTEPTKEPAPAVERAPLEERSQDDAISLERQLPGREQQQLKAADESFLALWQPANAGEPSGVLILLPGEGESADWPEVIGPLRRQLPNAGWSTLSLTLPDPSGDPVPPRPVATEAPGKAEPAVSPEKAQEEGPANTEQAGSAEPNTDPAPPALSRDAVQKAQTDRVFARIEAALAFARQQKPRSIVLLGHGTGAYWATQFLITREPQDVRNLLLVAAELPAGYEPALEDSLPALKLATGDFYYKDLPADRDAALRRLHASKRQKHPAYIQITMKGLPADRATEQEQLVRRIRGWLSLHLQAGADKGQAGE; encoded by the coding sequence ATGCTTCGCGCCTTTTTTCCGCCCCTTGCCGCACTTTGTCTGGCACTTCTGCCGGCCACCTTCCCCCTACAGGCCGAGGAAAAAAGCACTGAACCGACCAAGGAACCCGCACCGGCCGTGGAGCGCGCGCCCCTGGAAGAGCGCAGCCAGGACGATGCCATCAGCCTGGAGCGCCAGTTGCCAGGACGCGAGCAGCAACAACTGAAAGCCGCCGACGAGAGCTTCCTGGCCCTTTGGCAACCCGCAAATGCCGGAGAGCCCAGCGGCGTGCTCATCCTCCTGCCGGGCGAGGGCGAAAGTGCTGACTGGCCCGAAGTCATCGGCCCGTTGCGGCGCCAGCTGCCGAACGCCGGCTGGAGCACCCTCAGCCTGACCCTGCCCGATCCCAGTGGCGACCCCGTGCCGCCTCGTCCCGTCGCGACCGAAGCGCCCGGCAAGGCGGAACCCGCGGTGAGCCCGGAGAAGGCGCAGGAAGAAGGCCCCGCCAACACGGAACAAGCCGGCAGCGCCGAGCCCAATACCGACCCGGCACCGCCGGCGTTGTCCCGTGACGCGGTCCAGAAGGCCCAGACAGACCGGGTATTCGCCCGCATCGAGGCGGCGCTGGCTTTCGCCCGTCAGCAAAAGCCCAGGTCCATTGTGTTGCTCGGACACGGCACCGGCGCCTACTGGGCGACGCAGTTCCTCATTACCCGGGAACCCCAGGACGTGCGCAACCTGCTGCTGGTTGCGGCGGAACTGCCCGCCGGCTATGAGCCGGCGCTCGAGGACTCGCTACCTGCGCTGAAGCTGGCGACTGGCGACTTCTACTACAAGGACCTGCCCGCAGACCGCGACGCCGCCTTGCGCCGACTGCATGCGAGCAAGCGGCAGAAACATCCGGCCTACATCCAGATCACCATGAAAGGCTTGCCGGCAGACCGGGCCACCGAGCAGGAACAGCTGGTCCGGCGCATTCGCGGCTGGCTGAGCCTGCATCTGCAAGCCGGCGCCGACAAAGGTCAGGCAGGGGAATGA
- a CDS encoding PAS domain-containing sensor histidine kinase, whose product MIRALLSLLFACTLAMPALAALPPLSLDEDQQRWLEAHAQLRVGAVLQAPYVLLDRRLQQLSGANVELMNWLAKAMRVELVWRTYDSQGELEQALRAGQIDLAPGLAQTPAGLRLWLFSDPYMRVSQLIVGEREGSAAVDLEQLDATSPVALREPSAVADYLRATYTNLNLKPMTNERQALQALLAEQVRFAVLDEAQLSRLSREQEFAGLAVVGDIGFPQLLRVASRRDWPELATIVDIALRSLPPKDLDQLHERWLQAKYPRLGESAGFWQNLSLLLGVLLLSAAVIIVWLRRQRRALERQLLDARHAMQLREAAEEALRLTQFSIDHSTLGILWVNWDSHVRYANRAAEQMLGYASGSLADRPLVDFQPDLNMDRWLNLWRRARNSDEGPLSFETRCLRPDGSWLPADVSLSFLRFGSSEYLVVFLSDATERRRAREALEESEARLKGIASNVPGLVFRLERPKAGAPSAFAFIGEGSEGLVGYSASELLDSGRGIRGLVHPDDRDGYWESQMQALDADRDWHWQGRILTRDGQQRWADIKASARVFEDGRAIWDGVVWDITENKQIELELAASRAQLRDLSAHLESVREEEKARIAREVHDELGQVLTVLKLETSMCELAFAGLDAGLRERLDSMKRLIAQLFQLVRDVATALRPPILDAGIASAIEWQARRFEARTQIPCLVEVPEQLPQLSDAKAVGLFRVLQEALTNVMRHAEAHTVAVRLSEEDGMLCLRISDDGRGFDTGARRGSSFGLVGMRERVLMLGGSLQIDSQPGEGTTLCVHVALDKEKAA is encoded by the coding sequence ATGATCCGAGCGCTCCTTTCCCTGCTGTTCGCCTGCACGCTGGCTATGCCTGCATTGGCTGCGTTGCCCCCATTGTCTCTGGATGAGGACCAGCAACGCTGGCTCGAGGCGCATGCCCAGCTTCGAGTTGGCGCGGTGCTGCAAGCGCCTTACGTGCTGCTCGATCGTCGCTTGCAGCAACTCTCGGGCGCCAACGTGGAACTGATGAACTGGCTGGCCAAGGCCATGAGGGTCGAGCTGGTCTGGCGCACCTACGACAGCCAGGGTGAGCTGGAACAGGCTTTGCGCGCGGGGCAGATCGACCTCGCTCCGGGGCTCGCTCAGACCCCGGCCGGCCTGCGTCTGTGGCTGTTCTCCGATCCCTATATGCGGGTTTCGCAGTTGATCGTGGGGGAGCGCGAGGGCAGCGCGGCGGTGGATCTGGAACAACTCGACGCCACCTCGCCAGTCGCGCTCCGCGAGCCGAGCGCGGTGGCCGACTACCTGCGCGCGACCTATACCAACCTCAACTTGAAGCCCATGACCAATGAGCGCCAGGCGCTCCAGGCATTGCTGGCCGAACAGGTGCGCTTCGCCGTGCTGGACGAGGCCCAGCTCAGTCGTCTGTCTCGCGAGCAGGAATTCGCCGGGCTGGCAGTGGTGGGCGACATTGGTTTTCCGCAGTTGCTGCGAGTCGCCTCCCGGCGAGACTGGCCCGAGCTGGCGACGATCGTCGATATCGCCCTGCGCAGCCTGCCCCCCAAGGACCTCGACCAGCTCCACGAACGCTGGCTGCAGGCGAAGTACCCGCGACTGGGCGAGTCGGCCGGTTTCTGGCAGAACCTGAGCCTGCTGCTGGGCGTGCTGTTGCTCAGTGCCGCAGTCATCATCGTCTGGCTGCGCCGCCAGCGCCGAGCGCTGGAGCGGCAATTGCTCGACGCCCGCCACGCCATGCAACTGCGCGAGGCGGCCGAGGAAGCCCTGCGCCTCACCCAGTTCTCCATTGACCACAGCACCCTCGGCATCCTTTGGGTGAACTGGGATAGCCACGTACGCTACGCCAACCGCGCTGCCGAACAGATGCTCGGCTATGCCTCCGGCAGCCTGGCGGACCGGCCGCTGGTGGATTTCCAGCCGGACCTGAACATGGACCGCTGGCTCAATCTGTGGCGCCGTGCACGCAACAGCGACGAGGGGCCGCTGAGCTTCGAGACCCGTTGCCTGCGGCCGGACGGCAGCTGGCTGCCGGCGGATGTGTCGCTGAGTTTCCTGCGCTTTGGCTCCTCGGAGTACCTGGTGGTATTCCTCTCCGACGCGACCGAGCGCCGCCGCGCCCGCGAGGCTCTGGAAGAAAGCGAGGCCCGCCTCAAGGGCATCGCCTCCAACGTGCCCGGCCTGGTATTTCGTCTGGAACGACCGAAAGCCGGCGCGCCGTCTGCCTTCGCCTTCATCGGCGAGGGCAGTGAAGGGTTGGTGGGCTACAGCGCCAGCGAGTTGCTGGACTCCGGCCGCGGTATCCGGGGCCTGGTTCACCCGGACGACCGCGACGGCTACTGGGAAAGCCAGATGCAGGCGCTGGACGCTGATCGGGACTGGCACTGGCAGGGGCGCATCCTCACGCGCGATGGCCAGCAGCGCTGGGCCGACATCAAGGCCAGTGCGCGGGTGTTCGAGGATGGCCGCGCGATCTGGGACGGTGTCGTCTGGGACATTACCGAGAACAAACAGATCGAACTGGAACTGGCCGCGTCCCGCGCCCAACTGCGCGATCTCTCGGCGCACCTGGAAAGCGTGCGCGAGGAAGAGAAGGCGCGCATCGCGCGCGAAGTCCATGACGAACTCGGCCAGGTGCTCACCGTACTCAAGCTGGAAACGTCCATGTGCGAACTGGCATTCGCCGGGCTCGATGCCGGGTTGCGCGAACGGCTCGACAGCATGAAGCGCCTGATCGCGCAGCTCTTCCAGCTGGTGCGCGACGTCGCCACCGCCCTGCGCCCGCCGATCCTCGACGCCGGCATCGCCTCGGCCATTGAGTGGCAGGCACGGCGCTTTGAGGCCCGCACGCAGATTCCCTGCCTGGTGGAGGTGCCCGAGCAACTGCCGCAGCTGTCCGACGCCAAGGCTGTGGGCCTGTTCCGCGTGCTGCAGGAAGCGCTGACCAACGTCATGCGCCATGCCGAGGCGCATACTGTGGCGGTTCGCCTCAGCGAGGAAGACGGCATGCTCTGCCTGCGCATCAGTGATGATGGCCGCGGGTTCGACACCGGCGCCAGGCGCGGGAGCTCATTCGGTCTGGTGGGTATGCGTGAGCGTGTGCTCATGCTGGGTGGTAGCCTGCAGATCGACAGTCAGCCCGGAGAGGGCACCACCCTTTGTGTGCATGTGGCATTGGATAAGGAGAAAGCAGCGTGA
- a CDS encoding ABC transporter ATP-binding protein, with translation MAETQGSDILVSFRGVQKSYDGETLIVKDLNLDIRKGEFLTLLGPSGSGKTTSLMMLAGFETPTSGEILLGGRSINNVPPHKRDIGMVFQNYALFPHMTVAENLAFPLSVRGMSKTDASERVKRALSMVQLDAFRNRYPGQLSGGQQQRVALARALVFEPQLVLMDEPLGALDKQLREHMQMEIKHIHQRLGVTVVYVTHDQGEALTMSDRVAVFHQGEIQQIAPPRELYELPKNTFVANFIGENNRLNGQLESRDGERCVVRLGRGEKVEALAINVGQPGEPVTLSIRPERVRINGHSESCVNRFSGRVAEFIYLGDHVRIRMEVCGKPDFFVKQPIAELDPALAVGDVVPLGWQVEHVRALDPLLAE, from the coding sequence ATGGCCGAGACACAAGGCAGCGACATCCTGGTCAGCTTTCGCGGCGTGCAGAAAAGCTACGACGGCGAGACCCTGATCGTCAAAGACCTCAACCTGGATATTCGCAAAGGCGAATTCCTCACCCTGCTCGGGCCGTCCGGCTCCGGCAAGACCACCAGCCTGATGATGCTCGCCGGGTTCGAAACCCCCACCAGCGGCGAAATACTCCTGGGCGGTCGCTCCATCAATAACGTGCCCCCGCACAAGCGCGACATCGGCATGGTGTTCCAGAACTATGCGTTGTTCCCGCACATGACGGTGGCCGAGAACCTGGCCTTCCCGCTCTCGGTGCGCGGCATGAGCAAGACCGACGCCAGCGAGCGGGTCAAACGCGCACTGTCCATGGTCCAGCTGGACGCCTTCCGCAATCGCTACCCCGGCCAACTTTCCGGCGGCCAGCAGCAGCGCGTCGCCCTGGCCCGGGCCCTGGTGTTCGAGCCCCAGTTGGTGCTGATGGACGAACCCCTCGGTGCGCTGGACAAGCAGCTGCGCGAGCACATGCAGATGGAGATCAAGCACATCCATCAGCGCCTGGGCGTCACTGTGGTCTACGTGACCCACGACCAGGGCGAGGCACTGACCATGTCCGATCGCGTGGCGGTGTTCCATCAGGGCGAGATCCAGCAGATCGCCCCGCCGCGCGAGCTGTATGAACTGCCGAAGAACACCTTCGTGGCGAACTTCATCGGTGAGAACAATCGCTTGAACGGCCAGCTGGAAAGCCGCGACGGCGAGCGCTGTGTCGTGCGCCTGGGCCGTGGTGAGAAAGTCGAGGCTCTGGCGATCAATGTCGGCCAGCCGGGCGAACCGGTGACCCTGTCGATCCGCCCCGAACGCGTGCGCATCAACGGCCACAGTGAGAGCTGCGTGAACCGCTTCTCCGGGCGCGTCGCCGAGTTCATTTACCTGGGCGACCACGTGCGTATCCGCATGGAGGTCTGCGGCAAGCCCGACTTCTTCGTCAAGCAACCTATTGCTGAGCTCGACCCCGCACTGGCGGTAGGCGATGTGGTGCCGCTCGGCTGGCAAGTGGAGCACGTCCGCGCACTGGACCCGCTACTGGCGGAATGA
- a CDS encoding ABC transporter permease: MLSPYMSPVERLWFYTLRGLCGLVLLFLILPVLVIIPLSFNSGTFLVYPLQGFSLRWYADFFQSAEWMRSLTNSMIVAPAATVLAMVFGTLASIGLTRGEFRGKALVMSLLISPMVVPVVIIGVASYLFFAPLGLGNSYLSLILVHAVLGVPFVIITVSATLQGFNYNLVRAAASLGAPPLTAFFKVTLPLIAPGVISGALFAFATSFDEVVVTLFLAGPEQATLPRQMFSGIRENLSPTIAAAATLLIGFSVVLLLVLEWLRGRSERMRTSMPE, encoded by the coding sequence ATGCTGAGTCCCTACATGTCTCCGGTCGAGCGCCTGTGGTTCTATACCCTGCGCGGCCTTTGCGGCCTGGTGCTGCTGTTCCTGATCCTGCCGGTGCTGGTGATCATCCCGCTGTCCTTCAACTCCGGCACCTTCCTGGTTTATCCGCTGCAGGGCTTCTCCCTGCGCTGGTACGCCGATTTCTTCCAGTCGGCTGAATGGATGCGCTCGTTGACCAACAGCATGATCGTCGCCCCGGCGGCCACTGTGCTGGCGATGGTCTTCGGCACCCTGGCGTCCATCGGGCTGACTCGCGGCGAGTTCCGTGGCAAGGCCCTGGTGATGAGCCTGCTGATTTCACCGATGGTGGTACCGGTGGTGATCATCGGCGTGGCCAGCTACCTGTTCTTCGCCCCGCTGGGCCTGGGTAACAGCTACCTGTCGCTGATCCTGGTGCATGCGGTGCTGGGCGTGCCCTTCGTGATCATCACGGTGTCGGCCACCCTGCAAGGCTTCAACTACAACCTGGTGCGTGCCGCCGCCAGCCTGGGCGCGCCGCCGCTGACGGCCTTCTTCAAGGTGACCCTGCCGCTGATCGCGCCGGGGGTGATCTCGGGAGCGCTGTTCGCTTTCGCCACCTCCTTCGACGAAGTGGTGGTGACCCTGTTCCTCGCCGGCCCCGAGCAAGCCACCCTGCCGCGCCAGATGTTCAGCGGCATTCGCGAGAACCTCAGCCCCACCATCGCCGCTGCCGCGACCTTGCTGATCGGCTTCTCGGTGGTCCTGCTGCTGGTGCTGGAGTGGCTGCGCGGCCGCAGCGAGCGCATGCGCACCTCGATGCCGGAGTAA
- a CDS encoding TerB family tellurite resistance protein: protein MVWPATLIGAVAGFTLANIPGALLGGLLGQVLDRRLRLDSWSALRARLRGDPAIDLQDLLFILLGRLAKSDGRVQEAHIQQARAEMKRQGLDEAGTRRAIGAFNRGKAGGDDLHSSLRTLKHERPTVERLLRSCWQMAAADGRIGRHERELILQWGHSLGFSAAQVEALGAGYDTPHGLPPKRSNSYKEALLLLGVTAECEPAVIKRAYRRLLSQSHPDKLAGSGASPAVVRAATDRTRELHSAYSLIRERHGFR from the coding sequence TTGGTCTGGCCTGCCACGCTGATAGGTGCTGTTGCCGGATTCACCCTGGCGAATATTCCGGGCGCCTTGCTCGGTGGCCTGCTCGGGCAAGTGCTCGACCGGCGCCTGAGGCTGGACTCCTGGAGCGCACTGCGCGCGCGATTGCGGGGTGATCCAGCCATCGACCTGCAGGACCTGCTGTTCATCCTCCTGGGGCGCCTGGCCAAGAGCGACGGGCGAGTGCAGGAGGCGCACATTCAACAGGCACGTGCTGAAATGAAGCGGCAGGGGCTGGATGAGGCCGGCACCCGCCGCGCCATCGGCGCCTTCAACCGCGGCAAGGCCGGTGGGGACGACCTGCATTCCTCCCTGCGAACGCTGAAGCATGAGCGCCCGACCGTGGAGCGCCTGTTGCGCAGTTGCTGGCAGATGGCTGCGGCCGATGGCCGTATCGGGCGGCATGAGCGTGAGCTCATCCTGCAGTGGGGGCATTCGCTGGGCTTTTCCGCTGCCCAGGTAGAGGCCCTCGGCGCCGGCTACGACACGCCACATGGGCTGCCGCCCAAACGAAGCAACAGCTACAAGGAGGCCTTGCTCCTGCTGGGGGTGACTGCCGAATGCGAACCAGCTGTGATCAAGCGCGCCTACCGCCGGCTGCTCAGTCAGAGCCACCCCGACAAGCTCGCCGGTTCAGGCGCCAGCCCCGCCGTGGTCCGCGCTGCCACCGACCGTACCCGCGAGCTACACAGTGCCTATAGCCTGATTCGCGAGCGCCACGGCTTCCGCTGA
- a CDS encoding ABC transporter substrate-binding protein, with product MSKSLKLTAIALGLACAAQAMAADLTVVSFGGANKNAQVKAFYEPYQQSTGNKIIAGEYNGEMAKVKAMVDTNSVSWNLVEVESPELARGCDEGLFEELDAAQFGKSEDYVPGAIQPCGVGFFVWSTVLAYNADKLKSAPTSWADFWDVKKFPGKRGLRKGAKYTLEFALMADGVAPKDVYSVLATKEGQDRAFKKLDEIKPSIQWWEAGAQPPQFLASGDVVMSSAYNGRIAAVQKESNLKVVWNGGIYDFDSWAIPKGAKDADKAKEFIAFSVKPEQQKIYSENIAYGPANTQAVPLLDKGLLKDMPTTPENIKDQVAMDVTFWADYGEQLEQRFNSWAAK from the coding sequence ATGTCGAAATCCCTGAAACTCACCGCCATCGCCCTCGGGTTGGCCTGCGCCGCCCAGGCAATGGCCGCCGACCTGACCGTGGTGTCCTTTGGTGGTGCCAACAAGAATGCGCAGGTCAAGGCGTTCTACGAGCCCTACCAGCAGAGCACCGGCAACAAGATCATCGCCGGCGAGTACAACGGCGAAATGGCCAAGGTGAAGGCCATGGTCGACACCAACAGCGTTTCCTGGAACTTGGTGGAAGTGGAGTCGCCCGAGCTGGCCCGCGGTTGTGACGAAGGCCTGTTCGAGGAGCTCGACGCCGCCCAGTTCGGCAAGTCCGAAGACTACGTACCAGGCGCCATCCAGCCTTGCGGCGTCGGCTTCTTCGTATGGTCCACCGTGCTGGCCTACAACGCTGACAAACTGAAATCCGCCCCCACCAGCTGGGCCGATTTCTGGGACGTGAAGAAATTCCCGGGCAAACGCGGCCTGCGTAAAGGCGCCAAGTACACCCTGGAGTTCGCCCTGATGGCCGATGGCGTTGCTCCGAAGGACGTCTACAGCGTGCTGGCCACCAAGGAAGGCCAGGACCGCGCCTTCAAGAAGCTCGACGAAATCAAGCCGAGCATCCAGTGGTGGGAAGCCGGCGCCCAGCCGCCGCAGTTCCTCGCCTCCGGTGACGTGGTCATGAGCTCCGCCTACAACGGCCGCATCGCTGCCGTGCAGAAGGAAAGCAACCTGAAGGTCGTGTGGAACGGCGGCATCTACGACTTCGACTCCTGGGCCATTCCGAAGGGTGCCAAGGATGCTGACAAGGCCAAGGAATTCATCGCCTTCTCGGTCAAGCCCGAGCAGCAGAAGATCTACTCCGAGAACATCGCCTACGGTCCGGCCAACACCCAGGCGGTGCCGTTGCTGGACAAAGGCCTGCTGAAGGACATGCCGACCACGCCGGAGAACATCAAGGACCAGGTCGCCATGGACGTCACCTTCTGGGCTGACTACGGCGAGCAGCTGGAGCAGCGCTTCAACTCCTGGGCGGCCAAGTAA